The Terriglobales bacterium DNA segment CTTCTTGTCCTTGCCGGTGCCGGCCCAAGCGGCCACACCGATGACGAGCGTGAAAACCAACAGAACTAGCAGAAACCGTTTCATGTTGAATCTCCCGAATGCGGCGGCTGCCGCAGAATTCGGCGGTTGGGCCGCCGTGGATCCCCGATCAAAGTGGCCTGAAGACGTTACAACCGACGTACGGACGCTTGCAACCTATTGGATTGGGAAAATCGCGATCGGTTACTGCTTTTTCGCGCTGGCGCTGGCGGGGGGCTGCGGCGGAGGCGGCGCGGGGACGGTGTAGACGACCTCGCCCGGGCGCGCGTAGCGCAGCTGTTCACGCGCTTCTTTTTCAATGGTTTTCGGGTCAGACTTCAACGACTGGATATGCTTCTCCAGGCGCTCGTTCTCGAGCTGGATCTGCTCGGTCTCAGCCTGCAATCTCTTGTGCTCGTTGCGCTTCTGCTGGTAGACGACGAAGCCGTTGGCGCCGAAGACGACGTGCCAGGCGACCTGCACGGCCAGCAGGATGACCGCCGCGGTCGCGACCTTGCGGCGCGCGCGCACGATGCGGTCGACGGTCTGGTGAAGCTTCTCGATCATTTCTCTCCAGGGCTCCGCAGCAGGCTGCTTCGCCCTCGCGCTTTGCTCGCGCGATTCCGGCGCTCGCTCCGCGCTCACCCGTGGAAGACCCATTCCTTGGCCGCGGCTGCCAGCTTCGGCTTATCCGCCTCGGTGCGTGCTTCGGTGTACGCCCGCACGACCGGTTCGGTGCCGGAGAGCCGGTAGCAGACCCACGAGCCGTCATCGAGCACGAGCTTCATCCCGTCGGTGCGGACGATGCTCGCCACTTTCCGGCCCGCGAACTCGCGCGGCTCCTGCCTTAGCTTCTCAGTAAACGTCGCTTTCACCTCGGGCGTCAATCGGAAGTTCTGCCGTTCGGGGTAAAAGGAACCAACTTGGTCAAATAATCGCCGTAATAGCTCCTTCATCGACCTGCCACGGCGCGCGACCATCTCGCAACACAGCAGGCCCGCAAGCACGCCGTCTTTCTCCGGGACGTGGTGGCGGATGGAGAGCCCGGCGCTTTCTTCCCCGCCGATGGCGATCTTGTCCTGCTTGATGAGCTCGCCGATGTACTTGAAGCCGACGGGCATCTCGTGCAGTTCGATCGCGAGCTTCCGCGCGAGCGCGGTGACCATGTCGGTGGTGACGACGGACTTGGCCACGCCGTTCTTCCAGCCGCGCGTTTCGACGAGATAGTCGAACAGGAGCGCGATGACGTAGTTCGGCTGGACGAAGCTGCCGTCGTCGTCCACGATGCCGAAGCGGTCGGCGTCGCCGTCGGTGGCCACGCCGAGGCGCGCGCCCGATCTCTTCATCGCGGCGCGCAGGTCGTTGAGCAGCTCGCCGTCAGGCTCGGGCGCGTGGCCGCCGAACAGCACGTCGCGGTAGTCGTGGACGGTGGCGCATTCGATGCCGGCCTCGCGCAGCAGCGTATCGGTGTAGCCGCGGCCTGCGCCCCAGAGCGGATCGAAGGCGACCTTCAACCCCGCCTTCTTGATAGCGCCGAGATCCACGATGTCCTTGATGCGCGCGAGGTAGTGCGACTTCACCTCGATGGGCTGCGGGGTGAGCGACTCGCCGATGTTGCCGCTGATGGCGCCGGCGTCGAAGGCGGCGACCTCGGCCTCGATCTGCTTCGTCACTTCAGGCAGAGCGGGCGCGCCGTCGGGCGTGGAGAACTTGATGCCGTTGTACTCCGCGGGATTGTGCGAGGCGGTGAAGTTGATGGCGCCGTCGGCCTTCGCGCGGCCGACCTCGTAGGCGATGGCGGGGGTGGGCGCGGGCTCGGAGATGAGCAGCGGCGTGATGCCGTGCGCCGTCAGGATCTTCGCGGCCTGCTCAACGAAGACTTCGCCCAGGAAGCGCGGGTCGCGGCCGACGATGACGCGCGCGCCCTCGCGCTTCTGCGAGACGACGTAACGCGCGACGCCTTCGACCGCCCGGCGGACGTTGGCGAAGGTGAACTCTTCCGCCATGACCGCGCGCCAGCCCGAGGTCCCGAACTTGATCTGCACCGGCATAATGCCTCCGCCGCGGATGAACGCGGATGACGCGGATAGAATGCGCGAGAGAACCTTAGATGCTAAAACCGCGGAGAGTTTGTGTATAGAGGTGAGCGATGACGGACAAACGCATCACCCTTGCGACGGCGGGCTCGCGGGAAGAGGCCGAGCGGCTCGCGGAGGCACTGGTGGAGCGGCGCTTGGCGGCGTGCGTGAACGTGGTCGGCCCGATGCGCTCGGTGTATCGCTGGCAGGGCGCGGTGGAGCGCGCCGACGAGTTCCTGCTGCTCATCAAGAGCACCGCGGCGCAGTTCGCGGCGGTCGCCGCGGCCATCCAGGAGCTGCACTCGTACGAACTTCCGGAGTGCGTGGAGCTGACGATCACCGCCGGCAGCGACGCCTACCTGAAGTGGCTGGCGGAGAACGTGAAGTAGCTAGACCGCCTTCAGCGCGTCGTCGAGGTCGGCCATGATGTCGTCGACGTCTTCGATGCCGACGGAGATCCGCACCATGCCGTCGGTGATCCCGATGGCCTTGCGGCCCTTCTCCCCGAGCGCGGCGTGCGTCATGGTCGCGGGATGTGAAATGAGCGTCTCGACCCCGCCGAGCGACTCGCCGAGCGAGCACACGCGCACCTTCGCCAGCATCTTCTTCGCGTTCTTGAGCGACCCGGTCTCGAAGGTGATCATCGAGCCGAAGCCGGTCATCTGCCTCTTCGAGAGCTCGTGCTGCGGATGCGACTTCAGCCCGGGATAGAACACCTTCTCGACTTTCGGGTGCGCCTCGAGGAAGGCAGCGACGGCGCGGCCGTTGCGGTCGTGCTGCTGCATGCGGACGGCCAGCGTCTTGACGCCGCGCAGCACCAGCCAGCACTCGAAGGGCGACATGATGGCGCCCGACGACTTCTGTACGAAGGCAAACCGCTCGGCGTGCTCGGGCTTGGTGCCGATGACGGCGCCGCCCAGTCCGTCGGAGTGCCCGTTCAGGAATTTCGTGGTCGAGTGCACCACCATGTCGGCGCCGAGCGCGATGGGCGACTGGAAGTACGGCGACATAAAAGTGTTGTCGACGATGACCTCGACGTCGCGCTTGTGGCAGAGCCGACTGATGGCGGCGATGTCGCTCACCGTCATCAGCGGGTTGGTCGGCGTCTCCACGTAGATGAACTTGGTGCGGCGCTTGAGCGCGCGCTCGACCTGGCCGACGTCGGAGGTGTCGACGTAGCTGAACTCCAGGCCGAAGTTGCTGAGGATCTGGTTGAACAGGCGCGGCACGCCGCCGTACACGTTGTGCGAGCAGACGACGTGGTCGCCGGCCTTGAGCATGGTGCAGAGCGCGGTGATGGCCGCCATGCCGGAGGCGAAGACGTGCGCCGAGCTTCCGCCCTCGAGCGCGGCCAGGTTCTCCTGCAGGCGATCGCGCGTGGGATTGGTGAGGCGCGCGTATTCGTAGCCCTGGCGCGGCTTGCCGAGCTCGTCTTGCACGTAGGTGGAGGTGGCGTAGATCGGAACCGAGACCGCGCCGGTCGCCGGGTCGGCTTCCTGCCCGCTGTGGATGCACTTGGTCGCGAAACCGCGAACGTTGCTCTTTTCCTGCTTCTTGCTTCCAAACATCAGATCCCACCTTCGAAGATCTTTTTCGACATGTAGCGCTCGGCGAGGTCGGGGATGACGGTCACGACGCGCTTCCCTGCACCGAGTCGCTTTGCCACCTGGATGGCCGCGTACACCACGGCGCCGGCGCTCGAGCCGCCGAGCACGCCTTCCTGCCGCGCCAGGTCCTTCACCATCTGGAACGCTTCCGGGTCCCTGACCATGATGATCTCGTCGGCCAGCTTGGGGTCGAAGGTCTTGGGCATGAAGCTGGCGCCGATGCCTTCGACCTTGTGGTCGCCGGGTGGCCCGCCGCCCAGCACCGAGCCCTGCGTCTCCACCGCGAAGCAGCGCACGCCGGGGAGCCGCTCCTTGAGGTAGCGCGCGATGCCGGTGAACGTGCCGCCGGTGCCCACGCCGATGACGGCGGCGTCGATGCGGCCTTCCATCTGCTCGAAGAGCTCGGCGGCGGTGGTGTCATGATGGAAGTCGGGATTGGCGGGGTTTTCGAACTGGAGGGCGACGAAGGCGTTGTTCTGGGCGGCGTGCTCTTTCGCGCGGCGGATGGCGCCCTGCATCCCCTCGGCGTCGGGTGTGCGCATCACCCGGGCGCCGAGTGCCTCCATGATCTTCACCTTCTCCACCGAAAACCGCTCGGGGACGAAGAAGACGACGTTGTAGCCCTTGTTGACGCCGATGAGCGCCAGCCCGATGCCGGTGTTGCCGGCCGTGGCTTCCACGATGGTGCCGCCCGGCTTGAGTTTTCCTTCGCGCTCGGCGCGCTCGATCATCCCGATGGCGGCGCGGTCTTTTACGCTGCCCCCGGGGTTCATGTACTCGAGCTTGGCGAAGACGTCGGCTGCGCCCTGGGGAACGAGCCGCCTTAGATGGAGTAATGGGGTCGCGCCGACCAGTTCCGTGATGTTCTCGGCGACGCGCAGGTGATGGGCCGCTTCGGTGGTTTTCATCCTTGTCCTTCGCGGTTGACTGACAAGGGTAAAGGCCGCGCGCGGCGCAGGTCAAATGAGGCAAGACAAAAGCGACGCGGCGGACCGCGTCGCTGGCGAAGCTGGACTGCTTATTGCTCTTGTTTGGCGGCGCGCTGCTGCTCGGCGTAGTAGCCGCTGCGCGTCCGGACCTGGAGCTTGCCGTAGCCCGAGGCGCGCGCTTCCACCTTCACGGTGCGGTAGCCGCCGCGTGCCATCGGGTTGGTGGGCTTGTAGCCGATGATGTACTGGTTGCGGATGTCGTGCGCGACGGCGCGGCTGATCTCGTCGACCTCGCGCGCGTCCTTGGGGAAGAAGTAGACGCCGCCGGTCTCGAGAGCGAGCTGCGTGAGCGCGCGCTTGGCGCGGCGCGCTTCGCGGTCGTCGCCCAGGATGCCGATGGTGTAGACCACCGGGCCGTTCTCATCCTGGAGCGTGCGGACGGCGCGCTCGAGCGACTCGCGGCTGGAGTTGTCCTCGCCGTCGGTGACGACGACCAGCACCTTCTTGTCCTTGGTGCCGTTCTTCGCCAGGTGGTCGGCGGAGGCGATGACCGCGTCGTAGAGCGCGGTGCCGCCGCGCGAATCGATCTTCTCCAACGCTTCCTTCATCAGGCCGATGTTCGAGGTGAAGTCCTGGTCGAGCCAGTACTCGTCGCTGAAGTTGACGATGAACACCTCGTCGGCGGGGTTCGAGGCGCGGACGAGGTTGAGCGCGGCCTCATTCACGGCCGAGCGCTTGTCGCGCATCGAGCCGGAGTTGTCGACGATGATGCCTAGCGAGACGGGCACGTCCATGCGCCGGAAGCTGGTGATCTGCTGCGGCTGGTTGTCCTCGTAGACGACGAAGTCGTTCCTCGCCAGGTTGGTGACCATGCGCTGGCGCGAGTCGTAGACGGTCGCGTAGAGCTGGACTTCCTGCACATCCTTCTTGAAGACGTACTGCTCGCCCCGGCGCTCGAGCTCCTGGCCGGCCCCGGTTGTCGTGGACGGCGGCGCGGGCTGCGCATTGGGATAGGTCGTGCCGCCGGGAACGTTGGTCGCCGGTGTCGGCGCCGAGACCACCGACGTGGTGGCGCGCGGCAGCGTTTCCAGCTCCTCCGGCGTCACGCGGTCCTGCTGCGCGCGCACGGAGTACGCCGGGAGCAGGATGAGGCCGAGGAGGAACAGTGTGAGGAGGAAGTTATTCCGAAGGTGCATAGTAGCCCGTCTTTGAATACACATGCAGTGGCGGGAGTCCTTTCGGCGGATTGAGCTTGACCTTGATCTTCCGCCACTTGCCGTCCTTGGTCGGATTCTTTGGACGGTATCCGATGACATATTGGTTGCGCAGCTCGATGCCGATCTTGGTCGCCACATCGGTGAGCTCGTTGGGGTTGTCGACGGTGAAGGTGCGTCCGCCGGTGATCTCGGTGATCTCGCTCAGCAGGAGTGGGCCGCGCCTTTCCTCGTCGGTGGCCGCGTAGGCGTCGAAGATGCCGATGGCGTAGATCTGCACGTCGGCTTCCTTGACCGCGGACTTCACCTCGCCCTCGGTGTAGCGGCTGCGGTTGTCGCCGCCGTCGGAGATGATCAAGAGGGCTTTCTTGTTGTGATGGCCGTCCTGCATCTTGTTCATCGCGAGATAAATGGCGTCGAGCAGCGACGTCCGGCCCTTGGGCAGCGCATAGACCAGGCGGCCCTGGATGTCTTCGACCGAGCGCGTGAAGTCCGACAACTGCTCCGGCCGGTCGGCGAAAGTGACAAGGAAGAACTCGTCCTGCGGGTTCGCCGTCTTGAAGAACTCGATGACCGCTTCCTTGGCCTTGTCGATCTTGTTCTTCATCGAGCCGGAGAGGTCGAAGATCACGCCCAGCGAGATGGGGGCATCCTCGTTCGAAAAGTGCCGGATCTCCTGCTTGTCCTTGCCCTCGAACAGCTGGAAGTTCTCGCGCTCCAGCCCGGTCACCAGGCGGTTCATCGGGTCGGTGATGGTCACCGGAACCAGCACCAGGTCCACCTCGACCTTCATCGGCTTGGTGTGGGTCTTGAGGCTGGGGTCGGCCGCCATCTCGGGCGGCTTCGGCTCCGCTTTCGGCAGCGGCTGCACGTGCACGTTCTGCTCTTCCCCCTGGCCCCAGGCGAGCGCCGTCGCCAGCAAAACGACGACGAGCAGGGGGGCGCAAAGGGGGCGTGCGCGAAGGCAACGCGCGGCCAGTCTCGGCAACGTACCGGAGGTCGGCATGGGGGAACCGGGCTCGCCGCGGCGAGCCTTTCAGTTTTGCCTCGAGAGAGCGAATGTTACCACACCGCTTCGCGCCCTGTTCGGCGCACCTCGCGTCCCAGGGCCGCGCTGGCGTGGGTGCTTGCCCTCATTAGGATGATTCAGCAGAGACCCAGGTTATCCGCAGGGACGATAAGGAATGCCTTTGCTACAATCGCCGCCGAAGCCCCCGATGGCGAGCCTGTTCCCCTTTCGCGCGCTGCGCTACGACCCCGAGCGCGTCCGGGTGGCCGACGTCGTCACCCAGCCCTACGACAAGATCACGCCCGCGATGCAGGAGCGGTACTACGCCGCCAGCCTCTATAACCTGGTGCGGATCGTCCTGGGGAACCCCCGCATCGAGGGCGACTTGTACCGGGCGGCGGCCCAGCACTTCACTGACTGGCGGGCCAACCGCATCCTGAAGCGCGACGCCGAGGCCTCGGTCTACCCCTACTCGCAGACGTTCACGGCGCCCGACGGGAAGACGATGGAGCGGCGCGGCTTCCTCGCCCTGGGGCGCCTGCACGACTACGAAGAACGCGTGGTCTACCGCCACGAGCAGACGCTATCGGCGCCCAAGGCCGACCGCCTGAACCTGCTGCGCGCGACCAAGGCGCACTTCGAACAACTGTTCTTCCTCTACAGCGACCCGCAGCACGAGGTGGAAGCGCTGCTGTTCGGCAACGGCGACGTGCCGCAGGTGCAACTGACTGACGAGTACGGCGTGCTGCACCGTTTCTGGTGCAACTCGGAGGCCGACGCCATCGCCCGCGCGCAGTCGCTCATGGCCAACAAGAAGCTCATCATCGCCGACGGCCATCATCGCTACGAGACCGCGCTCAACTACCGCAACGAGCGGCGTGAGGCAGCCGCCAAGCCGGACGCAGACGCCCCCTACGAGCGCGTGCTGATGACCTTCGTCAACCTGGACTCGCCCGGCCTGGTCATCCTGCCGACGCATCGCGTGGTCCACGGCCTGGCGATGTTCGACGCGGAGCAGTTGCTGCGCGGCGCCATGCGTTACTTCGAAGTCGAGCCGCTGCCGCCCGAACTGGATGCTGCCGGCGCGAGCAAGGCGCTCGCTCCCGGCAAGCGCGGAATGCGTTTCGTCGCGTTCTGCAGCGAGCGCAACTTCCTGTTCACCGCGCGCCCGGAATCGCTCGGCGAGTTGCTCTCCGGGCTGTCCCCGCGCCAGCGCGAGCTCGACGTCGTGGTGCTGCACCGCGTCCTGCTGCAGAAGGTCCTGGGCATTTCGGAGGAGGCCATCCGGGAGCAGCGCAACCTCGCCTACCTGCGGGACGCGGGCGAGGCGATGGCGCGGGTGCGCG contains these protein-coding regions:
- a CDS encoding phosphoglucomutase/phosphomannomutase family protein translates to MPVQIKFGTSGWRAVMAEEFTFANVRRAVEGVARYVVSQKREGARVIVGRDPRFLGEVFVEQAAKILTAHGITPLLISEPAPTPAIAYEVGRAKADGAINFTASHNPAEYNGIKFSTPDGAPALPEVTKQIEAEVAAFDAGAISGNIGESLTPQPIEVKSHYLARIKDIVDLGAIKKAGLKVAFDPLWGAGRGYTDTLLREAGIECATVHDYRDVLFGGHAPEPDGELLNDLRAAMKRSGARLGVATDGDADRFGIVDDDGSFVQPNYVIALLFDYLVETRGWKNGVAKSVVTTDMVTALARKLAIELHEMPVGFKYIGELIKQDKIAIGGEESAGLSIRHHVPEKDGVLAGLLCCEMVARRGRSMKELLRRLFDQVGSFYPERQNFRLTPEVKATFTEKLRQEPREFAGRKVASIVRTDGMKLVLDDGSWVCYRLSGTEPVVRAYTEARTEADKPKLAAAAKEWVFHG
- a CDS encoding VWA domain-containing protein encodes the protein MLATALAWGQGEEQNVHVQPLPKAEPKPPEMAADPSLKTHTKPMKVEVDLVLVPVTITDPMNRLVTGLERENFQLFEGKDKQEIRHFSNEDAPISLGVIFDLSGSMKNKIDKAKEAVIEFFKTANPQDEFFLVTFADRPEQLSDFTRSVEDIQGRLVYALPKGRTSLLDAIYLAMNKMQDGHHNKKALLIISDGGDNRSRYTEGEVKSAVKEADVQIYAIGIFDAYAATDEERRGPLLLSEITEITGGRTFTVDNPNELTDVATKIGIELRNQYVIGYRPKNPTKDGKWRKIKVKLNPPKGLPPLHVYSKTGYYAPSE
- a CDS encoding DUF1015 domain-containing protein, with protein sequence MASLFPFRALRYDPERVRVADVVTQPYDKITPAMQERYYAASLYNLVRIVLGNPRIEGDLYRAAAQHFTDWRANRILKRDAEASVYPYSQTFTAPDGKTMERRGFLALGRLHDYEERVVYRHEQTLSAPKADRLNLLRATKAHFEQLFFLYSDPQHEVEALLFGNGDVPQVQLTDEYGVLHRFWCNSEADAIARAQSLMANKKLIIADGHHRYETALNYRNERREAAAKPDADAPYERVLMTFVNLDSPGLVILPTHRVVHGLAMFDAEQLLRGAMRYFEVEPLPPELDAAGASKALAPGKRGMRFVAFCSERNFLFTARPESLGELLSGLSPRQRELDVVVLHRVLLQKVLGISEEAIREQRNLAYLRDAGEAMARVRGRQADVAFLMNPVTIEQMREVAFAGEVMPQKSTDFYPKLLSGLAIYALE
- the cysK gene encoding cysteine synthase A translates to MKTTEAAHHLRVAENITELVGATPLLHLRRLVPQGAADVFAKLEYMNPGGSVKDRAAIGMIERAEREGKLKPGGTIVEATAGNTGIGLALIGVNKGYNVVFFVPERFSVEKVKIMEALGARVMRTPDAEGMQGAIRRAKEHAAQNNAFVALQFENPANPDFHHDTTAAELFEQMEGRIDAAVIGVGTGGTFTGIARYLKERLPGVRCFAVETQGSVLGGGPPGDHKVEGIGASFMPKTFDPKLADEIIMVRDPEAFQMVKDLARQEGVLGGSSAGAVVYAAIQVAKRLGAGKRVVTVIPDLAERYMSKKIFEGGI
- the cutA gene encoding divalent-cation tolerance protein CutA yields the protein MTDKRITLATAGSREEAERLAEALVERRLAACVNVVGPMRSVYRWQGAVERADEFLLLIKSTAAQFAAVAAAIQELHSYELPECVELTITAGSDAYLKWLAENVK
- a CDS encoding VWA domain-containing protein; amino-acid sequence: MHLRNNFLLTLFLLGLILLPAYSVRAQQDRVTPEELETLPRATTSVVSAPTPATNVPGGTTYPNAQPAPPSTTTGAGQELERRGEQYVFKKDVQEVQLYATVYDSRQRMVTNLARNDFVVYEDNQPQQITSFRRMDVPVSLGIIVDNSGSMRDKRSAVNEAALNLVRASNPADEVFIVNFSDEYWLDQDFTSNIGLMKEALEKIDSRGGTALYDAVIASADHLAKNGTKDKKVLVVVTDGEDNSSRESLERAVRTLQDENGPVVYTIGILGDDREARRAKRALTQLALETGGVYFFPKDAREVDEISRAVAHDIRNQYIIGYKPTNPMARGGYRTVKVEARASGYGKLQVRTRSGYYAEQQRAAKQEQ
- a CDS encoding PLP-dependent aspartate aminotransferase family protein, translated to MFGSKKQEKSNVRGFATKCIHSGQEADPATGAVSVPIYATSTYVQDELGKPRQGYEYARLTNPTRDRLQENLAALEGGSSAHVFASGMAAITALCTMLKAGDHVVCSHNVYGGVPRLFNQILSNFGLEFSYVDTSDVGQVERALKRRTKFIYVETPTNPLMTVSDIAAISRLCHKRDVEVIVDNTFMSPYFQSPIALGADMVVHSTTKFLNGHSDGLGGAVIGTKPEHAERFAFVQKSSGAIMSPFECWLVLRGVKTLAVRMQQHDRNGRAVAAFLEAHPKVEKVFYPGLKSHPQHELSKRQMTGFGSMITFETGSLKNAKKMLAKVRVCSLGESLGGVETLISHPATMTHAALGEKGRKAIGITDGMVRISVGIEDVDDIMADLDDALKAV
- a CDS encoding septum formation initiator family protein, with translation MIEKLHQTVDRIVRARRKVATAAVILLAVQVAWHVVFGANGFVVYQQKRNEHKRLQAETEQIQLENERLEKHIQSLKSDPKTIEKEAREQLRYARPGEVVYTVPAPPPPQPPASASAKKQ